The Tolypothrix sp. PCC 7712 region ATGTCTCCCAGCTTTTGGCTGGCGCGATCGGTTACTTGCCCTCGTTCATCGATACAACGGTGAATTTCTTGTTCAAGTTCAGGATAAGTCCGTAAATCGGCAACCAGCTCTGTCAATATGGGTAAATCTTCCTGGTTATCAATGATTCGGCGTAAGTTCCTGCTGCCAGAGAGAGTAGTTGCGATCGCTAACAATTCATCTCCGCCCAAAATCCCTTGGAGTTCTGCCCGTTCCAGGGAATCACCAATATCTTGAATCCCCTCAAAGGATAAACTGGGGGATATACGACTCTCCAGTTGGTAAACTTCTTTCGTTTGTGCCAACAACTGCGTACTTTCCGCCTGAGAATCGGGAATTTTCAGATGACGTGCTGCGATCGCCCCTAACTTAGTTGCCGCAAATGTCGCAAGATGCTGGCAGAGGCGATTCCATTCTAGTAGTTCTAAGGTTTCAGACTGGATCAAGGCTTCAATATCTAATCTGAAATTATCGTAACAATTCTCGCCCCTAAAGAGCCAATACTGTTTTCCGATCCTCATGAAGTCAGCAGGCGGATACGCAAAAGTATGAGTATCAGAGAAACCATTGCCAGGAGAAAGAGAGTGGATGAGGCTATTAAATGTTGTTATTGGGCTTATTTGAGTGATTTTTAGCTTTAATAATCCTCTTTATTTTCTCTTATCACTTCTGAGACTTTCAGTTAGCGAATTACTCTGTCGCTACTAAGCTGTTAATAACTTAGTAGCAGTTAATCGAAATCATGTATTAGTAAAAACAAAATGCGGAACGGCAACAATTTTTTCTGACCACACCATCAGTAATTACGACCTATATACTAGAATTATTACCAGCCTTGATAAAAATCAGGGACTAAAAAAATACAAATTTCAGATGCGTAATAACTATCACATGAATTGTCATTTTCTGAGAAACTATAACAACACTAACTTGGCACAAACAAGCGAATAGGAAACAGGGAACAGAGAAAATAATTTGGCTTGTTAGTTGCACTCATCACGGGTAGCAGGTTAGCTGTGAGTTTGCTCCTAAGTATGACAACACAGAAACTGATAACCAGGTTTTTCCTCACCTTGTAATTGTTTGGATCTTGACATTTACTTGGAAAAAAATCGCACCAACTTTGCCCACAATTTGATACCCTAGCTTAAACAGATTTGAGAAAAGTTAAAGCGTGGACATTCAACTTGGGCGGGGAAAAACAGCTCGGAGAGCTTACGGAATTGATGAAATTGCTTTAGTTCCTGGCAGAGGAACACTAGATCCGAGCTTGGCAGATACTAAGTGGCGTATTGGTAATATTGAGCGAGAAATCCCCATTATTGCCAGTGCTATGGATGGCGTAGTCGATGTGCGTATGGCTGTACGTTTGTCGCAGTTGGGAGCATTAGGTGTCCTCAACTTAGAAGGTATCCAAACTCGCTATGCTGATCCAGATCCGATTTTAGATAAGATTGCTGCTGTAGGGAAAGATGAATTTGTTTCCCTAATGCAACAGCTGTATGCTGAACCAATAAAGCCGGAATTAATTGAAAAGCGTATTCAGGAAATTAAGCAACAAGGTGGTATTGCAGCAGTTAGTGCTACACCTGCCGGAGCCAGTAAATTTGGTGAGATAGTAGCCAAAGCTGGGGCAGATTTATTTTTTGTACAAGCTACTGTTGTTTCTACGGCACACCTCTCACCAGAGTCAATCGTACCTTTAGATTTAGCAGAATTTTGCCGTTCTATGCCCATCCCTGTGATCTTGGGGAATTGCGTCACCTACGAAGTGACTTTAGATCTATTGAAAGCAGGGGCGGCTGGTGTATTGGTAGGTATTGGCCCTGGTGCTGCTTGTACTTCACGCGGTGTATTAGGTGTAGGTGTACCACAAGCAACTGCGATCGCAGATTGTGCCGCCGCACGCGATGATTACTATCGGGAAACAGGTAACTACATACCGATCATTGCTGATGGTGGTTTAATCACTGGCGGTGACATTTGTAAGTGTATTGCTTGTGGCGCTGATGGCGTAATGATTGGTTCTCCCTTTGCCAGAGCCGCCGAAGCACCTGGACGAGGTTACCATTGGGGAATGGCAACTCCCAGCCCTGTACTGCCTCGTGGTACCCGCATTCGTGTTGCTACCACTGGTACCCTAGAGCAAATTCTCATCGGCCCCGCAGCACTTGATGATGGCACCCATAATCTTTTAGGAGCTTTAAAAACAAGTATGGGTACATTGGGAGCTAAAAACATCAAAGAAATGCAACAAGTTGAAGTTGTGATTGCTCCTTCCTTGCTAACTGAAGGTAAAGTTTACCAAAAAGCTCAACAATTAGGTATGGGTAAATAGAGGTTGAGGGATTAGGGACTGGGGAAAAGGAAGCAGCAGCGGCACACAGGAAAAGTGAAATAAATTTGATCATCAAATTTGCTGTTTCCTCTTCCTGCTGACAAATGCCAAAGATTAAATAAAAAATATGCCCCATGCCCCATGCCCTATGCCCTATGCCCCATGCCCTATATCCAATACTAATACCTAATCCCTAGTAGATATTTCAGGCAAATCCATCAGGAAATTTTTCCAGAGTCTTAAACAACCACTGGAAAAATTACATATGTCGCCTACAATAGAGATAGCGGAGACGCATGTTTCCGTTCACTCCTCACACCACACTCCGCCCGGACTACTGTTCGGGCGGTTCCTTATGTAAATAGAAATAAATTCTCAAGCTTCTTTGCAAATGTACATCCGTTCGCTTCCAAGCAACCGTTTTTGCTATGGTAGAATTTTCACGAAACGCAGAAATATAATTGGCAAGGTTTTTAGGCATGTCAGCAGCCGCACAAGTTACCGATTCTACCTTTAAGCAAGAAGTCATCGACAGTGAAGTACCTGTTTTAGTTGATTTTTGGGCACCCTGGTGTGGCCCCTGTCGGATGGTAGCCCCTGTTGTAGAAGAAATCGCCGCTCAGTACGAAGGTCAACTCAAGGTTGTAAAAGTCAACACTGATGAGAATCCTAATGTTGCTAGTCAGTACGGCATCCGCAGCATCCCCACATTAATGATTTTTAAAGGTGGGCAAAAAGTTGATATGGTCGTCGGTGCCGTGCCTAAAACTACATTAGCTAGCACATTGGAAAAGTATCTTTGAAACTTCATTGGTAATCAGAGCTTTCTGATTTTTCCATTTGCTCTTGCTTTTAGGTCAATTTTTGTAAAGTTTGAGAGGCGCGATGTTTCGCGTCTCAATAAAACTTTTTACATAGCTCAATCTGTATAAATTTACCGCAGCTAAATTTACTCTTTTATTGCTGTTGATACATTCCTACCACAGCGCGGCGGAAATCAACATTCCACATTCCTTGGGAAGCCCCGAGAAGGGGTCTAAAAATCACTGGGCACTTCATCAAGGGCAAACCCCTGACTGCGGACTCCGTAATCAATGCAGGGCGACCCTTTCTAATAGCAGCTGATCTATGCAGCGCTGTCTCACTGCTATGCGTCTACAAAAGCACCAAAAAGCCGATTGTCAAGGCTTTTAGAGTTGTTAATTCCATGTATACGTAAATCTGTCCGTAGAGTAGCGGTAAGAGCGCCTTGGTTGATAATTAGCCAAAGGTGCTTTTTGTTGCTATCCATAATAGGCGAGAAGGGAGATAAGAACGCAAGAGAGCAGAGGAGCAGAGGAGAAAGAAATCATGAACTTTTTGACTCAGGGCTTTTTCCAGTAAGCTAATCACGGTAAAAATTTGATTACCCAGCCTCTATTCTCTAAGCCCTGTTGCCTAGTCGGTCTATAAACAAAAATTTTTAGCGATCGGCGTAACGGCTACGTGAAGCAGCTGATAAATAGCACACCAAAATTAGATAAAATATAAAGCCATTGTGGCAGCAGTTATCATGACTTCATCTGCGTCGTTTGATACATTAGAGTCTCTACAGGCGGATATCGCTGAATTAATTGATCGGTTACCGACGTTAAAAAATCAGCAACTTATCAAACAGGCACTTGCTACTATAGTACGCCTGGCTGATAGTAACATTGAGCGCCTCGATTGGAAAATATTGTCTGCGGCTTTAGCAGACATGGAACGGGGTTTTCAACTTTTTTATGACTACCGACACGTTCGCAAAGTTACGATTTTTGGTTCGGCTCGTTTAGCGCCAGAAACCCCAGAATATAAAATGGCATTGCAGTTTGCTTCTGTTGTTTCTCAACTGGGATTTATGGTGATGACTGGCGGTGGTGGTGGAATCATGCAAGCTGGTCATGAAGGTGCTGGGCGCGAAAATTCTTTTGGTTTAAATATTCAGTTACCTTTTGAGCAGCAGGCGAACCCGTTTATTGAAGGTGATCCTAAGCTGATTAATTTTAAATATTTTTTCACCCGTAAACTATTTCTGTTAAAAGAAAGCGATGCTGTTGCTTTGTTTCCTGGTGGTTTTGGTACCCAAGATGAAGCTTTTGAGTGCATGACATTGAGCCAAACAGGTAAATTTGGCCCAGTACCTTTAGTTTTAATTGATCGCCCTGGTGGTGATTACTGGCGGTCTTGGAGTGATTATATAGACCAGCAACTAGTGCAAAAAGGTCTTGTTAGCCCTGAAGACCCTAGTCTTTATACAGTGACAGACAACCTAGATGTAGCTTGTAATGCGATTACCCGTTTTTACCAGGTTTATCACTCTAGTCGTTATGTGGGCGATCAGTTGGTGATTCGGCTGACAACAGATTTATCTAACACTGAGGTCGAAAAACTCAATGCTAGTTTCAGCGATATTCTAGTTAAAGGAAAGATTGAAAAAAGTCAAGCATTATCTCAAGAAGGACAAGATGAGACAGTTAATCTACCCCGTCTGGTTTTTTACTTCAATCAACGGGATTTAGGGCGCTTGTATCAAATGATTGCTGTTATCAATCAGATGGGTGTTCATACTGTAGAGGATACAGGACATCCAGAAAGGAAATAGTACTGAGATATGCAATTCAAAATTACACATTTATTTTGAAAATTTCTCAGATAGAGTTACTAAAGCTAGCAACTTCTAGAGTAGGGGTACAGCATCAATCAGATGTTTGTAGAGAACAAAATTTTGTTGGTGCTGTACCTTTAAGGTATATTTTATTGCTAATCATCATTGATAGATTTAATACTAATTCAAATAATGTTGGCAACATCCCAATAACTAATACCAATTCAAAATTAAGAATCTAGACAGAATCAGGCTTTGGCTCTGTTGATCTGTCACATTCTTTTTTCAAATTGGGATAAGTTGGGTTTTGTTCCTGAAACGCCACTGCACTGAAAACTGATAAACTCTGGAAATATTAATACTTGCAGCAGTCAGCTATTGTGCTTTTAAATAGCAAGGCTGAAAAATTTGCTTGTCATTAAGTTCCAGCTACGTAATTTTAGGTTACAGGCTCAAGTTTAACCTGATTGTGCTATGAATATTGAGAATTTATTCAGGTATTTACATTGCAATTTATTGGTATATACTGTGAGTCGCAGCCTTCAGCATATTGATAGTCAGTAACTTCTACAATGTGCTATTTAATGCTGCTTAAAAAGTTACATCTTATATATGTGATATATGTGATCTACCCTACTCCCTCATAGGGAAAACACCAGTTATTATGACTCCATGCTGATGAGCTTCACAAAAACTTGTATATTAGCACAGTAAATAACTTCATACATCCTGATAGAGGAACAAAGAATGCTGGAATTATTGAGTTCAGGTTTAGTATCGTTGTGGCTGGAAATGGCAGGATTACAAATTAAGCCTTTAGATGCTTTAGATGCATTGGCTTGGCAAAGTAGCCCTGGCTTAGTGCTAGCGCCTGATCCCAATCCAGCTAGCGCTAATACAGTTCAAGAGTATTTAAAAGGTTTAATTACATCAAAACTCATTGCACAAAATCTGACAGCAAGCCAGGGAATTTGGATGCAGTCAGGGCCTATGTTGATGGCTAATCATGAAGGAACAACACCTTTACCGGCTGCATCTTTAACTAAAATTGCTACCTCATTAGTTGCTTTTAAAACTTGGGGCCCAGATCATCAATTTGAGACTGTAATTAGTGCTACAGGGCCCGTTACGAATGGTGTATTGCAAGGTGATTTAGTAGTGAATGGCGGTGGCGATCCCATGATGGTTTGGGAAGAAGCGATCGCCATTGGTAATGCTCTCAATAAGATGGGTATTAAGCAGGTCAAGGGAAATTTGGTGATTACTGGCTCTTTTGCCATGAATTTTCAACGTCACCCCCTATTAGCAGGGCAATTATTTAAGCAAGCGCTAAATTCTGCTACTTGGACTCGTCCGGCGATTTACACATACTCAATTATGCCCAAGGGCACACCAAAACCCCAAGTAGCGATCGCAGGAACTGTAAAAGTTGAACCGCAAGCAAACCCACAACAAGCGGTGCTAATTCGTCATCTCTCTTTGCCTATGAGACAAATTATCAAAGAGATGAACGTTTATAGTAACAACGATATAGCAGAAATGCTTGCAGAGTCGGTAGGAGGTCATACTGTAGTTCAAGCTACTGCGGCAAAGCTAGCTAGAGTGCCAGAGGGAGAAATTCAGTTAATTAATGGTTCAGGATTAGGCCCAGAAAATCGCATCTCTCCCCGTGCTGTTTGTGCGATGTTAATGGCAATACAACAAGAATCAGTGGCTCGTAATCTCACTTTAGCGGATTTGTTTCCCATGTCTGGGTTCGATCACCGAGGCACGTTGCACGCTAGACATATGCCGGCGGGTACAGTGATGAAAACTGGAACTTTGCGAGATGTGAGTGCTTTAGCTGGTGTGATGCCAACACGCGATCGCGGTTTGGTTTGGTTTGCCATTATTAACCGTGGTAATAACGTCTCTGGTTTCCGTACTGGACAAGACCAACTCTTACAACGTTTGGTACAAAAATTGCAAGTAGCACCTCAAATCCCCGCAGCCCTAACTCCTCATTCCACCATCAACACCTTACCGGAACTCGGTGCCAATAGCCGCAATCAAATACTGTTCAAAAGTTAGTTATTTGTCCTTTATCATTTGTCTTTTGTCCTTTGTGTAATGACCAATGACCAATGACCAATAATTATTGCCCCTTCACTTTTTCTTGAGGAATAATTTCTGTAACTACCCTACCGCCACTATTGCCGCCTTTAACAACGATGTTTTCGGTTTGCAGATTACCTACCGCTGTTTCCCCGGCAAAATTTAATGGTGGATCAACTTGTCGATACACTACATTACCCTGCGCTTCTACTAATTTCTTGTCTAGATACCAAGTTAATGTTTGCGACTTTAAAGACTGGCGACGCTGACCAATAGCGTTGACATTGCCTGTTAAATAAACGGTTTTTTGTGGTATCTTCATTTCCCCTTGGTTTGCGGTTACTGTGACATTTTCCGCTTTATGAAAGACACGCACAGGTGAAGTAGTGGTGACAGTTTCGGTATTCATGTTCCAGTTCATAGAGTTACTAGCTATTTGCATTGGTGGGTCTAGTAATTCTAGCTGGGCATTTTTTGTCACCGTGGCAATTTTGGTTTTCAAATTAATTTCCGTAGCATTTCCTCGTCCACGGTCAGTAATTTGATTATTTTTGTAGCGGTCAATTTGTACGGGGCGATCGCCAATTAATTTTTCTTCTTTAATTTGCCAGATTAAATGCTCAGTTCGCATTTTTAATTGCGGATCTGTGGAGTTGGCGACTACCCCACCAGAAAATTCCATACGCTGTTCGCGGGTTTTAACTTTGGCTTCCTGGGCTACTGCTTGTAGTTTTTGATGAGTCCCGTTAATTTGGTTACGAACAATTAATAAATCTTCTTTGGGTCGCCATTCTAATTCATTACCTCGCAATACTATGCCATTACGAGGGTCTGTAGCCACTATTTTTCCTTTGAGAAATAGTTGCTTGCCATCTTGCTCAATATCTGCCCGTTCTGCTTTAATTTGGTATACTATTTTGCCATCTTGATACAGTTCACCATAGGGACTTTCTGCTTGACCAATTTGTTTTTCTTTGGTGTATTTTGCTTGTTTAGCATTGACTTTCCAAATTGGTCGCCCTACTTCATCAAACTGTTCAAAAGCTACATTAAAAAATGTCAAATTACTATCTGTATTTTGTCCAGATGTATCTGAGTTATTTGCTGGATTTTTAGTATTTCTCCCACTACAAGCAAATAACCCAACTATTAAAAATAATGTTAACGATAGACGATGCCAATTAACTTTGGTGTTTGTAGCATTTAGAGATGGGAATAAAAAGAATTGGGGGGAATATCTCTTATTTCCCCCCTCTTTGGCTAAACCACTGCTCCCTTGATGCTTATCTGCTTCCTGCTTCATTAATCTTGAATTTCTAAATGTCCGTCAGTCTCTCTTGGATCTTCCAAAAAGCCCATACTTGATAAAGGTCGATAGGGGTAGCTTTGGCGAGGCGTTTTTTGGATATCTTCTTTGATGGCTTCTAAATCAATATAGCGATCGCTAACATTAATTAAGCTGTCGCTAGTCATGGAACGCAAACTGACAACTTCTACCCTGACACCCCGATAACTAACTGAGTTGACGGCATAGGCTAAATCGCCGTCGCCACTGACTAAGACTGCTGTATCATAAGAATCAACTAAAGCCATCATGTCTACTGCAATTTCGACATCCAGATTGGCTTTTTTTGAGCCATCAGGTAGCTGTACTAAATCTTTAGCAATCACTCTATAGCCATTGCGACGCATCCATAAAAGAAACCCTTGTTGTTTCTCATTGGTGCGATCTACTCCTGTGTAGAAAAAAGCACGCAATAGTCTCGAACCGCCAGTTAATCGACACAGTAACTTAGTGTAATCAATTTCAATTCCTAGTTGTAGTGCTGCATAAAATAGATTTGAGCCATCAATAAATATGGCTACACGACCTCTATTCTCTAAAACTTGTTCCGGTGTAAATATTGAGTCATTTTCTAAATTATTCAACATTGATGTCATACCTCAGTTTTTATGCTTGTTATTTTTGATACTAAAAAAATAGTTTTCACAGGCAAGTTAGAACGGTTTATGATAATGTTCCGGGGCTAAATATTCAGTGCCCCGATATTTTTTTGACAAAATTAGAGATTGAACAAAATCAAAAATTCAAAGTACTAATTGTTTTTTGGCAGTTCTATCCGCTTAAATATTGGTTGGGGTGTACCCAACTGTTGTTTATCGGATAGTATGCCCCAGGTTGCATGAAGGCGAAAAGGGGCAGCATTGGCAACTTCTAGCTGATCGTTAAAGTTAATTCCAAAGCCCAATTGCTGATAAATATCGCTACTGAGATTCGGAATCACTGGGGATAGCAGATAAGCTGCTAGTCTAACTGATTCTAGAACTGCATACAGCACTTGTGCCAACTCTGGCTGCTGTCCTTGCTTATATAATGTCCAAGGGGCTTGTTCATCAATAAACTTATTACAAGCTTGCGCCAGCAAGAGAATTTCTGTGCAAGCTTGATTGAAAGCTAACATTTCGTAAGCATTTTTCACCTTTTCCCCTAAAGTTAGCCCAATCGCTTTTAAAGGATTGTCAGCCGGAATCGTCTCATGGGCAATTGATGGCACATTACCACCGCAGTACTTTTTCACCATGTTCAAGGTGCGATTGAGCAAATTGCCTAAATCATTTGCCAAATCTGCATTTAAAACATTGATGAATCTAACTTCATTAAAATCGCCATCTTTGCCAAATTCAATTTCCTTAAGGAAGTAATAACGAACAGCGTCACTACCATAGCGCTCGACTAGTTCTATGGGATCGAGGGTATTACCCAGACTTTTACCCATCTTCTGACCATCTTTGGTTAAGAAGCCATGCCCAAATACTTGCTGTGGTAATGGTACGCCAGCTGACATTAACATTGCTGGCCAGTACACTGCATGGAAGCGGAGAATATCCTTACCAATTAGGTGCAAATTCATTGGCCACCATTTGCTTAGGGCGTTGGCTAAAGTTGGCTCTGCATCGGGGTCTAATAATGCTGTGACATAACCCAGCAATGCATCAAACCAAACATAAAGAGTATGTTTAGGATCTACAGGTACAGGAAAACCCCAATCGAGATTCACTCGCGAAATCGAAAAGTCTTGCAACCCTTGGTTGACAAAGTTGAGGACTTCATTACGACGACTTGCAGGCTGAATAAAATCTGGTTGAGACTCGTACAGTTCTTGGAGTTGGGTTTGATATTTAGATAAGCGGAAGAAGTAGTTTTGTTCGTCGCGCCATTCAACTTCTTTGTTAGTATGAATTGGGCAACGATTTCCTTCTAGGAGTTCTCTTTCTTCTTTAAATTCTTCACAAGATACACAGTACCATCCTTTTTGTTGCCCCTGGTAGATATCGCCTGCTTGCCATACTCGATCAAAAAATTCCTTGACAATTGCTTCATGGCGAGTATCAGTAGTGCGAATAAAGCGATCGTATTTAATGTTTAGTAACTGCCACAGAGAAAAGAAGCTTTGAGATATTTCATCACAAAATTCTTGCGGTTCTTTGCCTAAATTTGCTGCGGAACGCTGAATTTTTTGCCCATGTTCATCTGTGCCTGTAATCAGCAGTACTTGATTCCCCAACAGTCTCTGAAACCTGGCAATCACATCTGCTGCCATTGTCGTATAAGCACTACCTACATGAGGGACATCGTTTACATAATATAGGGGAGTGGTGAGTGCGAATGTCTTTTCTGTTTTATTTATTAGATTCATGCAAAATAAAAAGCAACTTATTAAAACGTTTTATCTCTTACTTATGTCAGCAAAACCACGTAATTATATAACATTACTCCTGTTTTTTCAAATGACACCTTAATATTAGCAAATCTGGAGAGACCACAGTTTATTTTATGCCTGACATAAAGCCAGCTGATTTCTCCTAATTGATTTTAACTAGCTACTAACAATAGTTAGTAATGCTTTTTATCGCACTTATTGTGGCTAAAAACACAAAAAACTAGACTCAGAAAATATCGTTGTTTTTGATAATTAGACATTTCTACCTTAAGACGGTCGTGATAGGAGTGAAGAAATGTAAATCTTAAGTCAAGATCAGCTGCGATATTTTCAGAAAAATATATTGATTTTTATGAGTCTAAATAGCCCTCTAGACATTTCTCGTTGGTCATTAGCGGCATTATCAACGCAAATGTTTCGCTATTATGAGAATCGGATTCCTCATGACGCTAGTGTGTTAGTTGTCAGCAATCACCGCAGTTTTATGGATGCTTTAGTATTAATGGCAGCGCTATCGCGTCCTATCCGCTTTGCTTGCCATCACTACATGGGACAAGTACCAATTATGCGGGAATTGGTAACCAGCCAATTGGGTTGCTTTCCTTTGGAGGATATCAAACATCGACAACAGAGCTTTTTTGCTCAATCTCAGGTACTATTGCAATCCCAGCAAATGGTAGGGGTGTTTCCTGAAGGCACTGCACCAATGGTAAAATCTACCCAACCAAATCAATTAGGCGAATTTCAGCGTGGATTTGCCCATTTGGCATTACGAGCATCTGTGAGAGACTTGGCAATTCTGCCCATTGCGATCGCCTCTCTAGAAGAAGTAAATACCTCTGGTGTACCTTTAAGGTTGTTGAGTTTGTTTGACCCTTCAGAAGCCTTATTTAATCAACCGGGTTGGCATCCTTTGGTCATTTATCGTCGGGTTGCTGTGTTAATTGGTAATCCTTATTGGATTAAGCCCCAACATCAAAAACAATATCAAAGAAAACAAGCCAAAACTGTTGTTAATGAACTGACAGAACACTGTCATTGTGAAATTGCCAATCTGTTAAGACAAGGTTGTTATTAAAATATCTCGCAGTGTGGATGGATCAACTAACCATCCACTAAATAATAACGATTGCCTCTATAGATTTCAGAGCAATTTATCCGCTAGAGTCAAATCTGTTTATTGATACCACTCTCTTAAATCATCTGTCAAGGAGTTCTAAATTTGTGAATTTCTTAATCTTAGGTCGGCGGAATAAATCTATTAATTGCAAAGTTGAAGTTTATCTGGAATTTTGTGCATAAAGCTACGATTTTTAGATAATTTTGAATGTGATAGAACAAATTAAACCAAGCAATGGCTCAAACTTAAAACATATTGAGCTTTTACAAGGTAAATTTTAGAAAACCAACAAAATTAATTAAAATTTGACAATGCTGGAAGTTGAGTTAAAGCCGTGTTTCCTGACTCCTAAGCGCATACAGCCTCAGTATCCCCTGTTTGTATATTTGCCAGGAATGGATGGCACAGGTCAACTATTGCGATCGCAAACTGCTGGGTTAGAAGTTGGTTTTGATGTCCGCTGCTTGGCGATCCCCAGACAAGACCTTACCACCTGGGATATTCTTACCAAGAATGTATTGGATTTAATCCATGCTGAATTAGAAAAAAGCGCCCAGAGGCCAGTATATCTATGTGGAGAGTCATTTGGCGGCTGTTTAGCGATGAAAGTAGCTATTCAAGCGCCACATCTGTTTAAGCGGATTATCCTGATTAACCCAGCTTCTAGCTTTCATTTACGTCCTTGGTTAACTTGGACATCGCAACTAACTAACTTAGTGCATCCTTGTCTTTATGAAGTCGGCGCACTAGCATTATTACCATTTTTAGCATCCCTACAACGGATGACCAGAAGCGATCGCCAAGAACTACTCAAAAGTATGCGTTCTGTACCACCAGAGACAGTAATGTGGCGATTATCTTTGTTGCGAGAGTTTGATGTTAAAGAAGAACAGTTACGTTATCTCACCCAACCAGCATTACTTATCGGCGGTGGACAGGATCGGCTTTTACCTTCTGTAGAAGAAGTAAAAAGATTAAATACTATCTTAATTAACAGTAAAAAGGTAATTTTACCTCATAGTGGGCACGCCTGTTTATTAGAAAGCGATACTAATCTCTATGAAATTATGAAAGTAAATAATTTCATAGAAAATAGTGCTGAGGTAATTGAATCATTTCAACTTAAAAATGCTGTCAGGTAATGTGTAAATAAAGTTGCATTTCTCCAGCCAGGAGATGCAACTAATGTCATTAATCAAGAGTCATATTTAATGGATCTTCTTTATCGAGTTCAAGGAATTGAATTTGAATGGGATAATAACAAAGAAAAAATCAACATTGAAAAACATGGAGTTACATTTGAAGAAGCTACAGAAGTTTTCTTTGACCCGTTCTATCAAACAGGTGATGCTTCTGCTAATGATGAGCAACGTGATTTTATCATTGGTTATTCTTTCACTAGTCGTCTGTTATTAGTGGTTTATGTAGAAAGAGGTAAGCGTACCCGTATAATTTCTGCCCGTCCTACTACTCGTACTGAAAGAAAATTATATGAACAAGCCTGAAGAATTTCAATTACACTTAAGACCTCGCCCAGTAGA contains the following coding sequences:
- the metG gene encoding methionine--tRNA ligase, giving the protein MNLINKTEKTFALTTPLYYVNDVPHVGSAYTTMAADVIARFQRLLGNQVLLITGTDEHGQKIQRSAANLGKEPQEFCDEISQSFFSLWQLLNIKYDRFIRTTDTRHEAIVKEFFDRVWQAGDIYQGQQKGWYCVSCEEFKEERELLEGNRCPIHTNKEVEWRDEQNYFFRLSKYQTQLQELYESQPDFIQPASRRNEVLNFVNQGLQDFSISRVNLDWGFPVPVDPKHTLYVWFDALLGYVTALLDPDAEPTLANALSKWWPMNLHLIGKDILRFHAVYWPAMLMSAGVPLPQQVFGHGFLTKDGQKMGKSLGNTLDPIELVERYGSDAVRYYFLKEIEFGKDGDFNEVRFINVLNADLANDLGNLLNRTLNMVKKYCGGNVPSIAHETIPADNPLKAIGLTLGEKVKNAYEMLAFNQACTEILLLAQACNKFIDEQAPWTLYKQGQQPELAQVLYAVLESVRLAAYLLSPVIPNLSSDIYQQLGFGINFNDQLEVANAAPFRLHATWGILSDKQQLGTPQPIFKRIELPKNN
- a CDS encoding lysophospholipid acyltransferase family protein; protein product: MSLNSPLDISRWSLAALSTQMFRYYENRIPHDASVLVVSNHRSFMDALVLMAALSRPIRFACHHYMGQVPIMRELVTSQLGCFPLEDIKHRQQSFFAQSQVLLQSQQMVGVFPEGTAPMVKSTQPNQLGEFQRGFAHLALRASVRDLAILPIAIASLEEVNTSGVPLRLLSLFDPSEALFNQPGWHPLVIYRRVAVLIGNPYWIKPQHQKQYQRKQAKTVVNELTEHCHCEIANLLRQGCY
- a CDS encoding alpha/beta fold hydrolase yields the protein MLEVELKPCFLTPKRIQPQYPLFVYLPGMDGTGQLLRSQTAGLEVGFDVRCLAIPRQDLTTWDILTKNVLDLIHAELEKSAQRPVYLCGESFGGCLAMKVAIQAPHLFKRIILINPASSFHLRPWLTWTSQLTNLVHPCLYEVGALALLPFLASLQRMTRSDRQELLKSMRSVPPETVMWRLSLLREFDVKEEQLRYLTQPALLIGGGQDRLLPSVEEVKRLNTILINSKKVILPHSGHACLLESDTNLYEIMKVNNFIENSAEVIESFQLKNAVR
- a CDS encoding BrnT family toxin translates to MDLLYRVQGIEFEWDNNKEKINIEKHGVTFEEATEVFFDPFYQTGDASANDEQRDFIIGYSFTSRLLLVVYVERGKRTRIISARPTTRTERKLYEQA